A genomic segment from Comamonas terrigena NBRC 13299 encodes:
- the ftrA gene encoding transcriptional regulator FtrA, which yields MTLVHDQLCTFEFSIAAEIFGLSRPEMGPGWYRFASAGVEPGLLRAQGGLLVTPTAGMELLEQADLIVAAGWKGADVPVPGELTAALRRAWQRGARLASICSGAFVLAATGLLSGRKATTHWRYSEKLRALYPDIAVDADVLYVAEERIYTSAGSAAGMDLMLHIVREDFGAEAANRVARRLVMPPHRSGGQAQFIERPVPADRHHRMVDVLERVRAELDAPWTVERMADAAAMSVRTFLRRFTESTGQSPGQWLIAERIAEAQRLLESSHLSVERIAALVGFGSVQALRHHFQGKLAVPPSEYRRIFKLHP from the coding sequence GTGACCTTGGTGCACGACCAGCTGTGCACGTTCGAGTTTTCCATTGCCGCAGAGATCTTCGGGCTGAGCCGGCCTGAAATGGGACCCGGGTGGTACCGCTTCGCCAGCGCGGGCGTCGAGCCCGGGCTGTTGCGCGCGCAGGGGGGCCTGCTGGTCACCCCGACGGCGGGGATGGAGTTGCTGGAGCAGGCAGATCTGATTGTGGCGGCCGGCTGGAAAGGGGCCGATGTCCCGGTGCCGGGCGAATTGACGGCGGCGCTGCGCCGGGCATGGCAGCGCGGAGCGCGCCTGGCTTCCATCTGCTCGGGGGCATTTGTGCTGGCGGCCACCGGCTTGCTGTCAGGCAGGAAGGCGACCACCCATTGGCGCTACAGCGAAAAGCTGCGCGCGCTGTACCCCGACATTGCCGTGGATGCCGATGTGCTGTACGTGGCGGAGGAGCGCATCTACACCTCGGCAGGCAGTGCCGCCGGCATGGATTTGATGCTGCACATCGTGCGCGAGGATTTCGGCGCGGAAGCCGCCAACCGGGTGGCCCGGCGCCTGGTGATGCCGCCGCACCGCAGCGGCGGCCAGGCACAGTTCATTGAAAGGCCGGTGCCGGCAGACCGCCACCACCGCATGGTGGACGTGCTGGAGCGGGTGCGTGCAGAACTGGACGCCCCATGGACGGTGGAGCGCATGGCGGACGCGGCAGCGATGAGTGTGCGCACTTTTCTGCGGCGCTTCACGGAATCCACCGGGCAGTCCCCCGGCCAGTGGCTGATTGCCGAGCGCATTGCCGAAGCGCAGCGCCTGCTGGAGTCCAGCCATCTGTCCGTCGAACGCATCGCCGCCCTGGTGGGCTTTGGCAGCGTGCAGGCCCTGCGGCACCACTTCCAGGGCAAGCTGGCGGTGCCACCGTCGGAGTACCGCCGCATTTTCAAGCTCCATCCCTGA
- a CDS encoding alpha/beta hydrolase: MRIPSPCSAALLACAAIAAIAPAAHASEVRSAEVQSSALGRALTYNVYLPTGYAESPNVRYPVMYLLHGNDGARNDWAVKGKMQKTVDTLVANGDIPPAIYVMPDANTNWYVDLKEKMETAFLQDLMPHVEKTYRTINARNGRVIGGLSMGGYGALRMVLQYPEKFQAAALLSPAIYNPEPPADSSARHVKVFAEPNTSGAYSKTVWQQYNYPVLMDAFLAKGIKVPMYINSGDDDEFAIEAEATQLYSQLRKAKQPAELRIVNGKHEWMVWETTLGDSLKYVFSTVSRPQVGTAK; this comes from the coding sequence ATGCGCATCCCCTCCCCCTGTTCCGCAGCCTTGCTGGCCTGCGCCGCCATTGCAGCCATCGCCCCGGCTGCACACGCCAGCGAAGTGCGTTCGGCCGAAGTGCAAAGCTCCGCCCTGGGTCGCGCCCTGACCTACAACGTCTACCTACCCACTGGCTATGCCGAAAGCCCCAATGTGCGCTACCCCGTGATGTACCTGCTGCACGGCAATGACGGTGCGCGCAACGACTGGGCCGTCAAAGGCAAGATGCAAAAAACCGTCGATACGCTGGTGGCCAATGGCGACATTCCGCCGGCGATCTATGTGATGCCCGACGCCAACACCAACTGGTACGTGGACCTGAAGGAGAAGATGGAAACCGCCTTTCTCCAGGACCTGATGCCCCATGTGGAGAAGACCTACCGCACCATCAACGCCCGCAATGGCCGGGTGATCGGCGGCCTGTCCATGGGCGGCTACGGTGCACTGCGCATGGTGCTGCAGTACCCCGAAAAATTTCAGGCTGCGGCCCTGCTCTCTCCCGCCATCTACAACCCCGAGCCGCCAGCCGACTCCTCCGCCCGCCACGTCAAGGTATTTGCCGAGCCCAACACCAGCGGCGCCTACAGCAAGACGGTCTGGCAGCAGTACAACTATCCGGTGCTGATGGACGCCTTCCTGGCCAAGGGCATCAAGGTGCCCATGTACATCAACTCGGGCGATGACGATGAATTTGCCATCGAGGCCGAAGCCACTCAGCTCTACAGCCAGCTGCGCAAAGCCAAGCAACCGGCCGAGCTGCGCATCGTCAACGGCAAGCACGAATGGATGGTCTGGGAAACCACGCTGGGCGACAGCCTGAAATACGTGTTCAGCACGGTCAGCCGGCCCCAGGTCGGAACGGCGAAATAG
- a CDS encoding GNAT family N-acetyltransferase codes for MALLIQEISCTDAPMALLLLADPSEDKVRSSLAGSRCFAAFRDGVVVGACVVQPRGAGVHELMSIAVLPEHQQSGYGTVLLQSVIDCFRASGASQLEVGAGTFGYQLAFYQRHGFRVASIDHDFFVRHYPEPVFEDGIQHLDMLRLRLRY; via the coding sequence ATGGCACTGCTGATCCAGGAGATTTCTTGCACCGATGCGCCCATGGCGCTGCTGCTGCTGGCAGACCCATCGGAAGACAAGGTGCGGTCCTCTCTGGCTGGGTCCAGATGCTTTGCGGCTTTCCGTGACGGCGTGGTGGTGGGGGCTTGCGTCGTCCAGCCGCGCGGCGCCGGCGTGCACGAGCTGATGAGCATTGCCGTGCTGCCTGAGCATCAGCAATCCGGTTACGGCACGGTACTGCTGCAATCGGTCATCGATTGCTTTCGCGCATCTGGCGCCAGCCAGTTGGAGGTGGGTGCCGGTACGTTCGGCTACCAACTGGCCTTCTACCAGCGCCATGGTTTTCGGGTGGCCAGCATTGACCATGACTTCTTCGTCCGACACTACCCCGAGCCTGTTTTCGAGGACGGCATACAGCACCTGGACATGCTGCGCCTCAGGCTGCGGTATTGA
- a CDS encoding 6,7-dimethyl-8-ribityllumazine synthase has protein sequence MNQTTIANVSSSQATRAALQQARIAIVSANWHSDVVHQARDAAVRRLTALGAAPARLHQVEVPGAFEIPLMAQKLAASGQFDAVIGCAVIVNGGIYHHEFVSAAVVDGLMRVQLDTGVPVFSVALTPHNFQPTEDLLGFFRCHFVHKGEEAADACAQTLAAHADIDALLTQAVAA, from the coding sequence ATGAATCAGACCACTATCGCTAACGTTTCTTCCTCCCAGGCCACCCGTGCAGCACTGCAGCAGGCCCGCATCGCCATCGTCAGCGCCAATTGGCACAGCGATGTGGTGCACCAGGCCCGCGACGCCGCCGTGCGCCGCCTGACGGCGCTGGGCGCCGCCCCGGCACGCCTGCACCAGGTGGAAGTGCCCGGTGCCTTTGAAATCCCGCTGATGGCGCAGAAGCTGGCCGCTTCCGGCCAGTTTGATGCCGTGATCGGCTGTGCCGTCATCGTCAACGGCGGCATCTACCACCATGAATTTGTCTCTGCCGCCGTGGTGGACGGCCTGATGCGCGTGCAACTGGACACCGGCGTGCCCGTGTTTTCGGTGGCACTCACCCCGCACAACTTCCAGCCCACGGAAGACCTGCTGGGCTTTTTCCGCTGCCACTTTGTCCACAAGGGCGAAGAAGCCGCCGATGCCTGCGCCCAGACCCTTGCCGCCCACGCCGACATCGACGCCCTGCTGACCCAGGCGGTGGCGGCGTAA
- a CDS encoding PLP-dependent aminotransferase family protein, giving the protein MTLAPAAALLPLYRRLAGDYAQAMGLGTLRVGERMPSVRELMRRHQVSLSTALQLLRHLETQGHLEARPRVGYFVRDARTPASGALDLTSEPDLSQPVQPGAQAHFVGINEHISLLLERGRQAEVFLDVGGCTPPPALFDHKHLNQLVARLLREHPQLLVQGRSLLANQGNHPLFQQAMARRALASGIRVAPTDVLATTGNSEAVSLALAAVARPGDMVAVESPTYYGLLQVVESLQLQTLEIPCSPRTGLSIEALELAFQTQPRLKAVVVVPELQMPLGTRMPDAHKARLVALCAQYGAALIEDDSYGLFVEGSQPVKPLKAWDSVSGHVVYCQAFNKSLAPGLRQGWMNGGQWHGRIQMLKFAQSRNTQTLGQMVVAEVLGSPAHQRSLERLKAQLKAQREAMARLVARHFPVGTRMSLPAGGLCLWLELPEGFSSAQLFGDALAQGIRIAPGSMFSNSGRYEHCMRLACTHPVDATVDKAMQLLGSMACRQLGQAPRGA; this is encoded by the coding sequence ATGACCCTGGCCCCTGCTGCTGCCCTCCTTCCCCTGTACCGCCGCCTGGCCGGCGACTATGCCCAGGCCATGGGCCTGGGCACCTTGCGTGTGGGCGAGCGCATGCCATCGGTGCGGGAGCTGATGCGCCGCCACCAGGTCAGCCTGTCCACGGCCCTGCAGCTGCTGCGCCATCTGGAGACCCAGGGCCATCTGGAAGCCCGGCCGCGCGTGGGCTACTTTGTGCGCGATGCCCGGACACCGGCCAGTGGCGCGCTGGACCTGACCAGCGAGCCTGACCTGAGCCAGCCGGTGCAGCCCGGCGCGCAGGCGCACTTTGTGGGCATCAATGAACATATTTCGCTGCTGCTGGAGCGTGGCCGCCAGGCCGAGGTGTTTCTGGATGTGGGCGGGTGCACGCCACCGCCGGCACTGTTTGACCACAAGCACCTGAACCAGCTGGTGGCACGCCTGCTGCGCGAGCACCCGCAGTTGCTGGTGCAGGGGCGCTCGCTGCTGGCCAACCAGGGTAACCACCCGCTCTTCCAGCAAGCCATGGCGCGGCGCGCGCTGGCATCGGGCATCCGCGTGGCGCCGACCGATGTGCTGGCCACCACCGGCAATTCCGAGGCGGTGAGCCTGGCGCTGGCGGCCGTGGCCCGGCCCGGAGACATGGTGGCCGTGGAGTCGCCCACCTACTACGGCCTGCTGCAGGTGGTGGAGTCGCTGCAGCTGCAGACGCTGGAAATCCCCTGCAGTCCGCGCACCGGCCTGTCCATCGAGGCGCTGGAGCTGGCGTTCCAGACCCAGCCACGGCTGAAGGCCGTGGTGGTGGTGCCCGAGTTGCAGATGCCGCTGGGCACGCGCATGCCCGATGCGCACAAGGCGCGGCTGGTGGCGCTGTGCGCCCAGTACGGTGCGGCGCTGATCGAAGACGATTCCTATGGGCTGTTTGTCGAAGGCAGCCAGCCGGTCAAGCCGCTGAAGGCCTGGGACAGCGTGTCCGGCCATGTGGTCTATTGCCAGGCTTTCAACAAAAGCCTGGCGCCCGGACTGCGCCAGGGCTGGATGAATGGCGGCCAATGGCATGGCCGGATACAGATGCTGAAATTTGCCCAGAGCCGCAACACCCAGACCCTGGGTCAGATGGTGGTGGCCGAAGTGCTGGGATCACCCGCACACCAGCGCAGCCTGGAGCGCCTCAAGGCCCAGCTCAAAGCCCAGCGCGAAGCCATGGCCCGGCTGGTGGCACGCCACTTTCCCGTGGGCACGCGCATGAGCTTGCCGGCCGGAGGCCTGTGCCTGTGGCTGGAGCTGCCCGAGGGATTTTCCAGCGCCCAGCTGTTTGGCGATGCGCTGGCGCAGGGCATACGCATTGCGCCGGGCAGCATGTTTTCCAATTCCGGCCGTTATGAGCACTGCATGCGGCTGGCCTGCACCCACCCGGTGGATGCCACGGTGGACAAGGCGATGCAGTTGCTCGGGAGCATGGCCTGTCGCCAGCTGGGCCAGGCGCCGCGTGGTGCATAG
- the rpmG gene encoding 50S ribosomal protein L33 has protein sequence MAAKGGRDKIKLASTAGTGHFYTTTKNKKTMPEKMSIMKFDPKARKHVEYKETKLK, from the coding sequence ATGGCTGCTAAAGGCGGACGCGACAAGATCAAGCTGGCATCTACGGCTGGCACCGGTCACTTCTACACCACCACCAAGAACAAGAAGACGATGCCTGAAAAGATGTCGATCATGAAGTTCGACCCCAAAGCTCGCAAGCACGTCGAGTACAAGGAAACCAAGCTGAAGTAA
- the rpmB gene encoding 50S ribosomal protein L28 — MARVCEVTGKKPMVGNNVSHANNKTKRRFLPNLQYRRFWVETENRWVRLRVSSAALRLIDKNGIDSVLADMRARGQA; from the coding sequence ATGGCACGCGTATGTGAAGTTACGGGCAAGAAGCCCATGGTGGGCAACAACGTTTCCCACGCCAACAACAAGACCAAGCGTCGTTTCCTGCCCAACCTGCAGTACCGTCGTTTCTGGGTGGAAACCGAGAACCGTTGGGTGCGTCTGCGCGTTTCCAGCGCTGCTCTGCGCCTGATCGACAAGAACGGTATCGACTCCGTGCTCGCAGACATGCGCGCCCGTGGCCAAGCTTAA
- the trxB gene encoding thioredoxin-disulfide reductase — MTTPTHAQVLILGSGPAGYTAAVYAARANLKPLLVTGMAQGGQLMTTTEVDNWPADVMGVQGPELMQRFLEHAERFKTQIVFDHISKVDFSKRPFTLTGDSGTYTCDSLIIATGASAKYLGLPSEEAFMGRGVSACATCDGFFYREQPVCVIGGGNTAVEEALYLSNIASKVTLVHRRDKFKAEPILVDKLMDKVKEGKIELKTHFTLDEVLGDQSGVNGIRIKSTTDGHTEDIALQGAFIAIGHHPNTDIFQGQLEMENGYIVTQGGLKGFATQTSVPGVFAAGDCQDHVYRQAITSAGTGCMAALDAQRFLEQE; from the coding sequence ATGACCACTCCGACACACGCCCAAGTCCTGATTCTCGGTTCCGGCCCCGCCGGCTACACGGCCGCCGTCTATGCCGCCCGCGCCAACCTCAAGCCGCTGCTGGTGACCGGCATGGCCCAGGGCGGCCAGCTGATGACCACCACCGAAGTGGACAACTGGCCTGCCGACGTGATGGGTGTGCAAGGTCCCGAGCTGATGCAGCGTTTTCTGGAGCATGCCGAGCGCTTCAAGACCCAGATCGTGTTCGACCACATCAGCAAGGTCGATTTCAGCAAGCGCCCCTTCACCCTGACCGGCGACAGCGGCACCTACACCTGCGACAGCCTGATCATCGCCACAGGCGCCTCCGCCAAGTACCTGGGCCTGCCCTCGGAAGAAGCTTTCATGGGCCGCGGCGTGTCGGCCTGCGCCACCTGCGACGGTTTCTTCTACCGTGAGCAGCCCGTGTGCGTGATCGGCGGCGGCAACACCGCCGTGGAAGAAGCGCTGTACCTGTCCAACATTGCCAGCAAGGTCACCCTGGTGCACCGCCGCGACAAGTTCAAGGCCGAGCCCATTCTGGTGGACAAGCTGATGGACAAGGTCAAGGAAGGCAAGATCGAGCTCAAGACCCACTTCACCCTGGATGAAGTGCTGGGCGACCAGTCGGGCGTGAACGGCATCCGCATCAAGAGCACGACGGACGGCCACACCGAAGACATCGCCCTGCAAGGTGCCTTCATTGCCATCGGTCACCACCCCAACACCGACATCTTCCAGGGCCAGCTGGAAATGGAAAACGGCTACATCGTCACCCAGGGCGGCCTCAAAGGCTTTGCCACCCAGACCAGCGTGCCCGGCGTGTTTGCCGCCGGCGACTGCCAGGACCATGTGTACCGCCAGGCCATCACCAGCGCCGGCACCGGCTGCATGGCGGCCCTGGACGCCCAGCGTTTCCTGGAACAGGAATAA